The genomic stretch CGCCCGCCAGTTCACCGCGATCCTTATCTGCTGGCAAGAGTGCGGGTAGCTCGAACAGGTCGAACACATTAATGCCATGCCCTTTTGCGGTGGAAATCAGGTAGCCACTGATAATGATCACGACCAGCAGGCCATACAAGGCGATATGCCCTAATTTGCCCGCGAGATGGGTGAAGGCAGGCGCACGGCTTACAGCGGGCAAAGGGCGCGGTTGGGCATAAACCCATGCCAGCCGTATCAGTAACAAGCCCGCCAACAGCAGACCTGTGGCTTTATGCAAGGTAGGCAGGGT from Thiothrix litoralis encodes the following:
- a CDS encoding cytochrome b, which produces MQLNNSTQAYGWVSILLHWLMAVALIGMYCVGTYMVDLEYYDRLYHTLPTLHKATGLLLAGLLLIRLAWVYAQPRPLPAVSRAPAFTHLAGKLGHIALYGLLVVIIISGYLISTAKGHGINVFDLFELPALLPADKDRGELAGDIHEIGATLFIFLVGVHALAALIHHFYWKDKTLTRMLGKG